DNA from Desulfarculus baarsii DSM 2075:
TGGCAAGCCCCCGCTCGGGGCGTCGCGCCACCGCTCAACGCGGCTCGGCGATAACCAAATCAGCGAGAAGAATCATGAAGTTAATCATCGTAGCCGGCCCGCCAAGCGTGGGCAAAACAGCGGTGACAACCCACGTTGCGCGCCTGTGGCGGGCCAAGGGCGCACGGGTGTTGGCGGCCAAGTTCGACACCCAGAGCTCGGCCGACCCGGAGCGCTATCGCCAAAACCTGGGCGCGCCGTCCCTGGGCGGCCTCAGCGGTTACCTCTGCCCGGACCACTACTTCATTTCCAACCTGGAAGAAGTGGTCGAGTGGGGCCTCGGCCAGCGGGCCGACGTTTTGTTCGTGGAGACGGCCGGCCTGTGCCTGCGCTGCGCGCCCCATGTGGAGGGCGTGCCGGCGGTGACGGTCATCGACGCCTTGGGCGGCCTGGACGCGCCGGTCAAGGTGGGGCCCATGCTTTCGCTGGCCGACGTGGTGGTGTTGACCAAGGGCGACCTGGTCTCGCAGGCCGAGCGCGAGGTGCTGATGCTGGGCGTGCGGCGGGTCAATCCCACGGCCCTGGTCTTGTCGGTCAACGGCTTGACCGGCACGGGCGGCCTGTTGTTGCTGCGCTGGTTGATGGGGCAACCGGCCGTGGACCAGGTCGGCGAGCGCAGTCTGCGCCACGACATGCCGGCCTCGATCTGTTCGTATTGCACCGGCGAGCGCCGTGTGGGCCGCGTCTATCAGACGGGCAACGTGGAAAAGATAACGTGGGAGGCGGCCGAACCATGCGCGTGAATCAACTGGAGATTCTGGGAGGCCAAGACCGCGACGGCCGGCCTGAGCCCCTGGCCAGCCTACGCCTACGGCCTGGGCTGACCGTGGCCGTGGTTGGCCCCACCGGCTCGGGCAAAAGCCAACTTTTATCCGACATCGAACAACTGGCCAGGGGCGACACGCCGTCGGGCCGGCGGGTGCTGCTGGACGGCGCGCAGATAGACGCGCCGCCCACCGGCCTGGTGGCCACGCTCTCCCAGCGCACCAACTTCGTCATGGACGCCTCCGTGGCCAAGTTCATCGAGCTGCACGCCGCCTGCTTGGACAAGAGCGGCGGTGATTGGGCCGAGCGCGTCTTGAGCCTGGCCAACACCCTCTGCGGCGAGGCCTTTGGCGGCGACAGCCCCTTGCAGGGGCTTAGCGGCGGCCAGACCCGCGCCTTGATGATCGCCGATCTGGCCCTGATCTCCGACGCGCCGGTGGTGCTCATCGACGAGGTGGAAAACGCCGGCATCGACAAGCACCGCGCCCTGGCCGCCCTGGCCGGTCACGGCAAGATCGTCCTCACCGCCACCCACGACCCGGTCTTGATGCTCATGAACGATCTGCGCGTGGTCATGGCCGGCGGGGCCATGCAACAGGCCATCGCCATCGACGACGACGAACGCCTGGCGCGCCAACGCCTGGCCGAACTTGACGCCACCCTCCTGCGGGCCCGCGACCTGTTGCGCCAGGGCGCGCGCCTGGAAAAGGACAGCCTGTGAGCACCAGCTACCGCGTTCATTTGTCCGTTCCGCCCAACATCGCCCGCCATCTGCGCCAGGAGATCGCCGCGCGCTTTCCCGGCGCGCGGATCGACGGGCCACCCCTGCACGCCGAGATGCACGCCTTTGCCCGCGGCCTAGCCCGGGAAGAGCCGCCGGCCCTGGCCATCTCGCCATACCCCCAGTTGGCCGCGTCGGTGCTGGCCGCCGCGTCGGGGACGTTCGTCCCGCTGGCGCGGGATGTCGCGCCGCTGGCCCCGGAACTGGACGCCCTCGGACTGACGCCGCCCGCGCCGGAGCTGACGCTGATCTCGGTCTCGCCGGTGGCGCTGATCGCCAACAACCGCCATCTGCCCGAGCTGAGCGATTGGGCGGACCTCTGCCGGCCGGATCTGCCCGCGCCCCTGGGTTGCCCGCCGTCGGACACGCCCTTGCCCTACCTGCTGGAGATATTCTTCAGCGACCGTTTCGGCCGGGCCGCCCGGCCTTTGCTGGACACGCTCGACACCCAGAGCAACCCCCTGGACATCAACAAGCGGGTGGATTCGGGCGAACTGGCCGCCGGCGTGATTCTGCCGGCTCTGGGCCGCACCTTTCGCCTGGGCGGCGGCCGGCTGGTCTGGCCGCGTAGCGGGGCCTTGGCCATCCCCATGCTGGCCTGCCTAAGCGCCCAGGCCCCCGACGAGGCCCACGACATCGTGGCCTATCTGCTCTCGGAACAATGCCAAGCGTTTCTTTCGATCTCCGGCGGCCTGGCCCCATCGCGGGCCGGCGTCCCCGCCTTCGCCGAGCTGGCGGCCTGTGAGTGGGCGCTCATCTGGCCTGGATGGCAAACCCTCCTCGAAGTGGCGCGGATCATGGACGCCGCGCAGGGATCAACGATCGATCAACGGGAGAAAGGGAAATGAAACTGAAACGCAGCCTGCTTTTGGCGGCCGTGCTGGCCCTGGGCCTGGGCGTCCCGGCGGCCCACGGCGACGACACGACCCAACTGGACCCGATCATCGTCACGGCCCGTGGCCGGGCCTCGCAGCTTTCGGCCACGCCCGGCGGCGCGGCGGTGGCCGATTCCGACGAAATCGCCCTGCACCCCAAGGCCTCGGCGGCCTACGCCCTGGAGGACATCCCCGGTCTCAGCCTCACCGGCGACTCGGTCTGGGGCCGCGACATCGCCATCCGTGGCCTCACCGGAAACTCGGTGGTCGTGCTTGTCGATGGCCATCGCATCAACTCGGCCATCGACATGAACGCCCGCCTCAGTTTTGTCAACGCCATGGACATCGAACGCATCGAGGTGCTAAAGGGCCCCGTCAGCTCGCTCTATGGCTCGGGCTCCACCGGCGGCGTGGTCAACATCATCACCCGCAAGGGCGCTTTCAGCGACAAATGCCAAGCCCACGGCCGCGTGAGCCTGGCGGCCAGCAGCAACCCCCAGGGCGGCGACGCCTACGCCAGCGCCCATTTCGATTCGCCGAGCCTGTGGCTGTTCGCCTCGGCCGCCGGCCAGGATCATGACGATCTGCGCGGCGGCGACGACGAAAGAATTGCCAACAGCCAGTTCCGCGACGGCCAGGGTCGCGTGGCCTCGGGCTTCAAGCTGGGCCAGTTGACCACCCAGGTGCAGGTCATGCGCATGGAGGCCAACGACGTGGGCCTGCCCGGCGGCCCCTCGACCCTGCCGGCCGTGGCCCGCGTCAGCTATCCGCGCACTTCCAGCACCCTGGCCAGCCTGGATCTGACCTGGGATCGTGAGGGCCAGGCCCTGGGCCAGGTGGCTGGCTCGATCTACATCAACCAAAACGAACGCCGCGTGCGTGTCGACCGGACCGGCAACGCCGCCGTCAGCGCCATCGAGCCGGGGGCCGACCACGAGACCTTGGGCGGACAACTGCGCGCCAACCTCGACCTGGGCGCCCACGCCATCGTCGGCGGCGTCGACGCCTGGCAGTGGACCATGGACTCGTGGCGCAGACGCTTTCTGACCGTGGGCCGCGTACTCTACGACAACCCCGTGCCCCACGCCGTGCAGACCTCGGCCGGCGTCTTCGCCGAGGACGACTGGACCCTCAGCGATGCCTTCACCCTCAACCTGGGCGCGCGCCTCGACCGCCTCCAGACCAAAAACGACGCCGGCAACGGCTTCGCCTCCGGCGACGAAAGCGACCTGGGCTGGAACGTTCACGCCGGCCTGACCCATAAGATCAGCCAGGCCTGGTCGCAGACGGCCATCATCGCCTCCAGCTACCGCGCCGCCGACGTCCTCGAGCGCTACAAATACATCGACCTGGGCGGTGGCCAGGTGCTCTACGGCAATCCCGACCTCAACCCCGAGACCTCGCTCTTTGGCGAATACGGCCTGCATTATCAGGCCAAGCCCTTCAAGGGCGACCTGCGTTTGTTCGCCAACCAACTCCACGACTATATTTCGCAAAAACGCATCAGCGCCACCCGCCTGGAGATGTGCAACGTCGGCCAGGCCCGCATCTTTGGCGCCGAGTTGGAGGGCCGCCTCGATCTGGGCCACGGCCTGGCCCTGTTCGCCAACGCCACCGCCCTGGACGGCCGCGACGAAAACGCCGACGAGCCCCTGCGCTACATCGCCCCCATCTCGGGCATGGCCGGCGTGGACTTCGTCACCGGGCCGTTCTGGGCGCGCCTCGACACGCGCTGGGCCCTGGATCAGAACGAAACGCCCGCCGACGTGGAGGAGACCGGCGGTTACGCCACCCTCAACCTGGCCGGACGCTATCGTTTCGCGGCGCTGGGGCTCAACCACGAATTGCTGTTGACCGTGGACAACATCCTCGACACCCGCTACGAGAGCTATCTCTCCAACGCCCGGGGCATTGAACTGCTGGAGCCGGGCGTGGCGGCGGCGTTGACCTACACCCTGGAGTTCTGAAACCATGCGCCGAGCCGTCTTCAGCGTGATCGTCATCTTGGCCGTGGGCGGACTCGGCGCGTTTTACCTTTTCTCCGACCGCGCGGCGTCTCCGACGGCGGAGCAGGGCCCCGACGCGCCGCCAAGGCTGGTTTTTTACACATCCTTTGGCGCCACCACGCCGCAGATTCCCTTCTGGGGCGCGGTGAAGGCCGGCTGGCCCGGCGGGGCAGGGCTGGAGACGCGCCTCTGGAAGGACTTGGACGACCTGCGTGGGGTGATCATGGCCGGCCGCGGCGATATCTGGCTGGGCCACAGCGAGGGCCTGGCCCAGGCCGCCCTGCGCGGCGCGCCGGTGTGCTTTTTGGCCGTCACGGGCTGGCGCAAGTTTTACTTCCTGAGCGCCGACCCCGCGGCCGTCGATCTGGCCAGCCTGGCCACGCTCAGCCAGGCCCAGAACAGCCCGCTGATGGTCACCCCGCCCGACAGCCCGGCCATGGCCATCCTCGACGATGTCGCCGCCCGGGGCGGGCCGCGCTTTGTCACCGCGCCCCATGCGCCGCGCCAACTGGCCCTGCTGGCCCTGCGCGGCCAGGCCCGGCACATCCTGGCCCCGGAGCCGCTGGTTTCGCTGCTGCTGACCAAGGCCCCCGGCCTGCGGGTGGTGGCCAGCCTGGAGGACGAGCACGCCAAGCTCACCGGCGGTCCGGCCCGGCTGCCCATAGCCGGCCTGGCCATGCACGGCGAGCTGGCGCGCCGCCGGCCGGAGCTGGCGCGCCAACTGCTGGCGGCCATGGAGCGGGTGGCCGCCGATCTGGCCGATGATCCGGCCGCCGGCTTGGCCCTGTTGCCGCCGGAGGTGGCTGGTGAGCTTGGCCCGGATGTTTTGCGCCTTTCGCTATCGCGCGACATGATCATGACCCGGCCGACCGCCCAGGTCCGCCAGGAGGTTTTGGCCTATCTGCGCCTGGTCATGTCGCCGGCCGATCGCCAGCGTCTGGATCAACTGCCCGAGGGCTTTTGGGGACCGCCCGCGCCATGAAACGTCTTTGGCCTTTCGCGGTTTCGCTGGCGGTGATGCTGGCCTTGGGTTGGCTGGCCACCTGGCTGCTTGGCCCGGAGCTGGCCCCGCCGCCGCCGTTGGTTTGCGCCGAGATGTGGCGGCTGTGCCTGGACGGCCAGATGTTTGGCGAAATGGGCGCGACGGTGGTCCGCGCCCTGGCCGGGGTGGCGGCGGCCAACCTGCTGGGCCTGGGCCTGGGCCTGGCCGCTGGGCTCTGGCCGGCGGCGCTGCGGGCGCTGGCCCCGTTGGTGGCGGCGTTGCAGGCCTGTCCGCCGGTGGTCTGGATCTCGTTGGCCATGATCTGGGCCGGCACTGGTTCGCTGGTGCCGATGCTGGCCGTTTTCGCCGCCACTCTGCCGCCGCTGTTTTTGAACGTGGCCCAGGGCGTGCTGGCCCTGGACCGCCGCCTGTTCGACATGAGCCGGCTCTACGACGTGCCCGCCGCCACGCGCCTGCGACGCTTTTGGTTGCCGGGCGTGCGGCCCTATTGGCTGGCCGCCTTTTCGCAAACCCTGGCCTCGGGCTGGAAGGTGGCGGCGGTGGCCGAGTTTCTGGGCAGCCATCAGGGGGCCGGCGCGCGGATTTTCTGGGCCTATCGCCGCATGGATCTGGTGGATCTCTACGCCTGGACGGGCGCGCTGGTGCTGCTGGGCGTGGTGTTGGAGTACGGCCTGGTGGCCCCCTTGCGCCAGGCCGCCGGCCGCAACGGCCGAAAAAAGGAGGCCGTCTCGTGATCGAACTGCGCGGCGTGAGCAAGCGCCTGGGCCGCAAACTGGTGATCCGCCGGGCCGACCTCGTCGTTCGTCCCGGCCAGATCGTCTGCCTGAGCGGGCCCTCGGGCGTGGGCAAAACGACCCTGTTGGAGATCATGGCCGGCCTGACCAAACCCGACGCCGGCCTGGCCCGTCGCCAGGGGGCCGTGGCCCTGGCCTTTCAAGACGACGCCCTGCTGCCCTGGTTGGACGCGGCCGGCAACATGGACTACGCCCTGGCCGCCTTGCCGCCAGACCAGCGCCGGGAGCGCCGGCGCTTTTGGCTGGAGCGCTTTGAACTGCCGCCGACCCTGCGGCCGGAGGCCATGAGCGGCGGCATGCGCCGCAGGCTCAACCTGGCCCGGGCCCTGGCCAGCCAACGACCCATCTTGCTGCTGGACGAACCCTTCGCCTTTTTGGACCTGCCGTGGCAGGCGAAAGTGGCCGCCGAACTGGCCGCCGCCGCCCATGTCGGCGCGGCGGTGGCTCTGGTCAGCCACCAACTGGAGCCCCTGGACGGCCTGCCTTGCCGGACCATCGCCGTGTCCGCAAGCCCCGTGGACATCGTCGCCGACGCCTGAACGCCGCGCTCATCATCAGCCAAAAGCGCGGCAGGTGTTGACACCGTGGCGGCGGCGCGGCATGTTTGAAACGTGCACTGCATCATGCCCGGCGTGTCGGCGCGGCGGGCGCGCGGCACTTTTCAACGCGTCGCCGCCGGCAGATCGCCCGGCGACCCCCGGCCACCACACCGACAAAGGCGTACTCCCGTGGATTTCACCCTTGCCCTGGGCGTCACCGGTTTTCTGCTGCTCTTGAGCGTTTTCGCCAGCAAGCTCTCCGAGCGGGTGGGCGTGCCGGCGCTGCTGCTTTTCTTGGGCCTGGGCATGCTGGCCGGCGTGGATGGCCCCGGCGGCATCCAGTTCGACGACGCCCAACTGACCAACGCCGTGGGCGCCCTGGCCCTGACCTTCATCCTTTTTGACGGCGGTTTCAACACCCGCTGGTCATCGGCCAGGCCGGTGCTGCTCACCGGGACGATCCTCTCGACCCTGGGCGTGATGCTCACCTGCGGCTTCATGGCCGCCTTCGCCCATTGGGCGATGGGCTTGCCCTTGGAGACGGCGCTGCTGCTGGGGGCCATCGTCTCTTCCACCGACGCGCCGGCGGTCTTCGCCATCCTGGGCGGCAAGAGCCTGGGCCTGAAAGGCCGGCTCAAACCGCTGCTGGAGTTTGAATCGGGCAGCAACGACCCCACGGCGGTTTTTCTGACCCTGGGCGTGCTGGAAGTGCTGATCAACCCCCAACCGGCGGCGCATTGGGGCGTTTTGTTGGGCAAGTTCGTGGCCCAGATGGTCTTGGGCGCGGCGTTGGGCCTGGCCATGGGCTGGCTGGCCACCAGGGCGTTAAGAAAGGTGCGCCTGGATTACGAGGGGCTTTATCCGGTCTTTGGCGTCTGCGTGGCGCTGATCTGCTACAGCCTGACCGCCTACGCCCACGGCAATGGCTTTTTGGCCGTCTACATCTGCGGCATGGTCATGGGCAATGGCGACTACCTCTATAAGCGCAGCCTGAACAAGTTCCTCGACGCACTGTCGTGGATCATGCAGATCGGCATGTTTTTGGTGCTGGGGCTGTTGGTCAACCCGCGCGATCTGGGCGAGGTGGCCCTGACCGGGCTATCGGCGTCGTTGTTTTTGATGCTGGCGGCCAGGCCGGCGGCGGTGCTGCTGGCCATGCTTGGCAGCGGCTATTCACTGCGCGAGCAGCTTTTCGTGGCCTGGACCGGCCTGAAAGGGGCCGCGCCGATCATCCTGGCCACCTATCCGCTGATGGCCGGCTACGACCAGGGCCACTTTTTGTTCAACCTGATCTTTTTTTTGGTGCTCACCTCG
Protein-coding regions in this window:
- a CDS encoding GTP-binding protein, which gives rise to MKLIIVAGPPSVGKTAVTTHVARLWRAKGARVLAAKFDTQSSADPERYRQNLGAPSLGGLSGYLCPDHYFISNLEEVVEWGLGQRADVLFVETAGLCLRCAPHVEGVPAVTVIDALGGLDAPVKVGPMLSLADVVVLTKGDLVSQAEREVLMLGVRRVNPTALVLSVNGLTGTGGLLLLRWLMGQPAVDQVGERSLRHDMPASICSYCTGERRVGRVYQTGNVEKITWEAAEPCA
- a CDS encoding ATP-binding cassette domain-containing protein, with the translated sequence MRVNQLEILGGQDRDGRPEPLASLRLRPGLTVAVVGPTGSGKSQLLSDIEQLARGDTPSGRRVLLDGAQIDAPPTGLVATLSQRTNFVMDASVAKFIELHAACLDKSGGDWAERVLSLANTLCGEAFGGDSPLQGLSGGQTRALMIADLALISDAPVVLIDEVENAGIDKHRALAALAGHGKIVLTATHDPVLMLMNDLRVVMAGGAMQQAIAIDDDERLARQRLAELDATLLRARDLLRQGARLEKDSL
- a CDS encoding ABC transporter substrate-binding protein, yielding MSTSYRVHLSVPPNIARHLRQEIAARFPGARIDGPPLHAEMHAFARGLAREEPPALAISPYPQLAASVLAAASGTFVPLARDVAPLAPELDALGLTPPAPELTLISVSPVALIANNRHLPELSDWADLCRPDLPAPLGCPPSDTPLPYLLEIFFSDRFGRAARPLLDTLDTQSNPLDINKRVDSGELAAGVILPALGRTFRLGGGRLVWPRSGALAIPMLACLSAQAPDEAHDIVAYLLSEQCQAFLSISGGLAPSRAGVPAFAELAACEWALIWPGWQTLLEVARIMDAAQGSTIDQREKGK
- a CDS encoding TonB-dependent receptor plug domain-containing protein is translated as MKLKRSLLLAAVLALGLGVPAAHGDDTTQLDPIIVTARGRASQLSATPGGAAVADSDEIALHPKASAAYALEDIPGLSLTGDSVWGRDIAIRGLTGNSVVVLVDGHRINSAIDMNARLSFVNAMDIERIEVLKGPVSSLYGSGSTGGVVNIITRKGAFSDKCQAHGRVSLAASSNPQGGDAYASAHFDSPSLWLFASAAGQDHDDLRGGDDERIANSQFRDGQGRVASGFKLGQLTTQVQVMRMEANDVGLPGGPSTLPAVARVSYPRTSSTLASLDLTWDREGQALGQVAGSIYINQNERRVRVDRTGNAAVSAIEPGADHETLGGQLRANLDLGAHAIVGGVDAWQWTMDSWRRRFLTVGRVLYDNPVPHAVQTSAGVFAEDDWTLSDAFTLNLGARLDRLQTKNDAGNGFASGDESDLGWNVHAGLTHKISQAWSQTAIIASSYRAADVLERYKYIDLGGGQVLYGNPDLNPETSLFGEYGLHYQAKPFKGDLRLFANQLHDYISQKRISATRLEMCNVGQARIFGAELEGRLDLGHGLALFANATALDGRDENADEPLRYIAPISGMAGVDFVTGPFWARLDTRWALDQNETPADVEETGGYATLNLAGRYRFAALGLNHELLLTVDNILDTRYESYLSNARGIELLEPGVAAALTYTLEF
- a CDS encoding substrate-binding domain-containing protein, with the protein product MRRAVFSVIVILAVGGLGAFYLFSDRAASPTAEQGPDAPPRLVFYTSFGATTPQIPFWGAVKAGWPGGAGLETRLWKDLDDLRGVIMAGRGDIWLGHSEGLAQAALRGAPVCFLAVTGWRKFYFLSADPAAVDLASLATLSQAQNSPLMVTPPDSPAMAILDDVAARGGPRFVTAPHAPRQLALLALRGQARHILAPEPLVSLLLTKAPGLRVVASLEDEHAKLTGGPARLPIAGLAMHGELARRRPELARQLLAAMERVAADLADDPAAGLALLPPEVAGELGPDVLRLSLSRDMIMTRPTAQVRQEVLAYLRLVMSPADRQRLDQLPEGFWGPPAP
- a CDS encoding ABC transporter permease, translated to MKRLWPFAVSLAVMLALGWLATWLLGPELAPPPPLVCAEMWRLCLDGQMFGEMGATVVRALAGVAAANLLGLGLGLAAGLWPAALRALAPLVAALQACPPVVWISLAMIWAGTGSLVPMLAVFAATLPPLFLNVAQGVLALDRRLFDMSRLYDVPAATRLRRFWLPGVRPYWLAAFSQTLASGWKVAAVAEFLGSHQGAGARIFWAYRRMDLVDLYAWTGALVLLGVVLEYGLVAPLRQAAGRNGRKKEAVS
- a CDS encoding ATP-binding cassette domain-containing protein encodes the protein MIELRGVSKRLGRKLVIRRADLVVRPGQIVCLSGPSGVGKTTLLEIMAGLTKPDAGLARRQGAVALAFQDDALLPWLDAAGNMDYALAALPPDQRRERRRFWLERFELPPTLRPEAMSGGMRRRLNLARALASQRPILLLDEPFAFLDLPWQAKVAAELAAAAHVGAAVALVSHQLEPLDGLPCRTIAVSASPVDIVADA
- a CDS encoding potassium/proton antiporter; protein product: MDFTLALGVTGFLLLLSVFASKLSERVGVPALLLFLGLGMLAGVDGPGGIQFDDAQLTNAVGALALTFILFDGGFNTRWSSARPVLLTGTILSTLGVMLTCGFMAAFAHWAMGLPLETALLLGAIVSSTDAPAVFAILGGKSLGLKGRLKPLLEFESGSNDPTAVFLTLGVLEVLINPQPAAHWGVLLGKFVAQMVLGAALGLAMGWLATRALRKVRLDYEGLYPVFGVCVALICYSLTAYAHGNGFLAVYICGMVMGNGDYLYKRSLNKFLDALSWIMQIGMFLVLGLLVNPRDLGEVALTGLSASLFLMLAARPAAVLLAMLGSGYSLREQLFVAWTGLKGAAPIILATYPLMAGYDQGHFLFNLIFFLVLTSVLLQGKTLPLAARLLKVDRPFQPDPSYPLEFNRTFMGSDNTQDVAIEPGAAIIGRQVRELGLPKGVLILLIHRDGNFLVATGETALEAGDNLLLYGPKNDLRAAQAILLRACRSGQDGVCPED